In Streptomyces sp. 840.1, one DNA window encodes the following:
- a CDS encoding CoA ester lyase yields MIPAIPLTWLYVPGDRPDVVRKARASGADVVIVDLEDAVAPDRKEYARAATAELLAEPADADAAPLHVRVHTETDVTALAGLPGLAELRLPKITHAASVHHIAALAPGVALCPLLESALGIEHAYSVAAAHPQVRSIALGEADLRADLGVRDDTGLDWSRSRAVVAARAAGLAPPTQSVFPDVRDLDGLWASCAHGRALGFLGRAAIHPRQLPVIERAFRPTPQEIEAAQEIVEAARTEAGALALPDGRFVDAAVVASAHRTLALAGRTVVAGPR; encoded by the coding sequence CGCTTCGGGGGCGGACGTGGTGATCGTGGACCTGGAGGACGCGGTCGCCCCCGACCGCAAGGAGTACGCGCGGGCGGCCACCGCCGAACTTCTCGCCGAACCTGCGGACGCCGACGCGGCGCCGCTCCATGTCCGGGTCCACACCGAGACCGACGTCACGGCCCTGGCCGGGCTGCCGGGCCTGGCGGAACTGCGGCTGCCGAAGATCACCCACGCGGCCTCCGTCCATCACATCGCGGCGCTGGCCCCCGGGGTCGCGCTCTGCCCGCTGTTGGAGTCGGCGCTCGGCATCGAGCACGCGTACTCGGTGGCCGCCGCCCATCCGCAGGTCAGATCCATCGCGCTGGGCGAGGCGGATCTGCGGGCCGATCTGGGGGTGCGGGACGACACGGGGCTCGACTGGTCGCGCAGCCGGGCGGTGGTCGCGGCGCGGGCGGCCGGGCTGGCCCCGCCGACCCAGTCGGTGTTCCCGGACGTCCGGGACCTGGACGGCCTGTGGGCGTCCTGCGCGCACGGCCGGGCGCTGGGCTTCCTGGGCCGGGCGGCGATCCACCCCCGGCAGCTCCCGGTGATCGAACGGGCGTTCCGGCCGACGCCGCAGGAGATCGAGGCGGCCCAGGAGATCGTCGAGGCGGCCCGGACGGAGGCGGGCGCGCTGGCCCTGCCGGACGGCCGCTTCGTGGACGCGGCGGTGGTGGCCTCGGCCCACCGCACGCTCGCCCTGGCCGGGCGCACGGTGGTGGCCGGCCCCCGCTGA